Within the Vibrio sp. DW001 genome, the region TAGCCTGCATTTAGAATCATCGATTTGTGTTTGTTGAATGAGACATAATTTTAAAGGGAGTCGATTTATCGGCTCCCTTTTTCGTATCTTGACAGACGTGTATTGATGTATTTAAGACCTTAATTCAATTTTTCAGAACACTGACGTCTAGGATCCCGTTATCGACCAACTGTTTTAAAATAGAGGCGCATTTTGTCTTTAATGCATCTCTTATCAATCTTGCAGCAGGTGTAATAGATTGTCGACTTGGAAAGATAAGCCATAATTCTGTGGGATAAGGTTGATAATCTGTCATGACAGGAAGGATATTTCCTGCCAATAAGTCTTGAGACATATCTAGGCACGATTTGACCGCAAGTCCTTCGCCAGCGACACACCATCTCCGGACCAAATCACCATCATTGGAGGCCCGATCTCCCTTCATTTTAATCTTATATTGTTGATCCTTACGTAAGAACACCCACTCGTCGTGCAGTACGTCATATAGCTGATAGAGAAGCCCGTTATGCTCTGTTAGGTCATCGGGATGCATTGGAGTCCCATTTGCATCCAGATATCCTTGTGTGGCACACAAGAGCCTAGGTGCATTACAGATCTTAAATCCATAGAGGTTGGCATCATCTGGAGAGCCATACCGAAGGGCTATATCGATGGCGTCGCGATAAAAATCGATATTGCTATCACTTATATTGGCTCTAAGGTGAACTTCGGGGTAGGTGTGCAAGAACTCATCCAACCATGGAACGACCAAATTACGACCTAAATCGGATGATAGAGCAATACGAAGTTCTCCATCGACAATATCAAGATCGTCTTTCATGTTCTGTTTAGCCTGCTCTAGCATCAACAAAGCTTGTTCGCATTGAGGTATATATCGTTCACCTGCCGTAGAAAGCCTAAGCTGACGAGTGGTACGAATGAAAAGGTCGGCGCCTAGAGAACGTTCGACACGTTTGACCGCAGCACTTGCTGTTGCCATTCGCATATCTAAATGTGATGCGGCGGCAGTAATGCTGCGAAATTCCGCCACTTTAAGAATAACTCTCAGATCTTCTAATAACATATTATCTAATAATTTTTGATAATGAATCAATTATGTTGCTGTTTATTGGAGTGTAATCAAAGGTTACGATGAGCACAACTTAAAGAGAGAACTACCGAAACACGGAATCTAAATAGAGGAACATTTCATGGCTAAATTAACTATCGTCGCAAATATTTTCGCAAAAGCAGACCAAATCGATCGAGTAAAAGCCGAGTTGCTGAAGCTTATCGATATCACTCGTGCTGAGGAAGGTTGTATCAACTACGACTTGCATCAAGATAATGAGAATCCAGCACACTTTACCTTCTATGAAAACTGGGTATCTCGCGAGCTTTGGCAAACTCACATGGGCAATACACATCTACAAGAATATATGGTCGCGACTGAGGGCGCAGTGGAAGAGTTTATTTTAAATGAGATGACTAGCATTGCTTAATATGTTTGCCTAGACTAAAGCTGTTCTCCTACTGTAAGGGTCAGATTTAGGATGAGTATTCATAACCAAACGGTTATTTTTGAAATATAAGTTGTTGGTTAAATTAAAAGTTAATAAGAAGCGCTATTATAATTGAACCGAACTGAATGAATATTCGATCACTCGTCATTATGAGGATGTATAACACATGACAAAGTTGACAATTATTGCAAATATTGTTGCTAAATCAGACAAGATTGAACTGGTTAAAAGTGAATTATTGAAGTTGATTGAAACAACTCGCGCGGAAGAAGGGTGTATCAATTATGATTTGCACCAAGACAACGATAATTTGGCGCACTTTCAGTTTTTCGAGAACTGGGCGTCACGTGAGTTGTGGCAGGCTCATATGAGCAACCAGCATTTGATCGATTATGTAGCAGCAACGGAAGGCGCTGTAGAAGAATTCGTTGTCAGTGAAATGACGCATATAGCCTAATGAATTAGCACGGTAATTAAAGAAATAAGAAAAGGTAGGCCAATGGCTTGCCTTTTTTGTATAAGTTCCGACGTTTGATCTCAAGAATAAATGTAGTAAGCCTAAATTGGTTGGCCTTATACTAAAGAAAATACCAAGAGTGGAGATCTAAATGGAAGCAGCAGTAAAGTGGGTAAATGACTTTACCTTTATCGGAAATTCCCAATCCGGTCATGCCATTGTAATGGATGGAAACGGGGGATCATCTGCACCAAGCCCAATGGAATTGGTGCTAATGGCGGCAGGCGGATGCAGTTCCGTAGATGTTGTCGATGGTCTCAAGTCAGCGGGTCAAAAAATAGATTCTTGTATAGCTAAGCTGACAACTGAAAGAAGAGATACGGCACCAAGAATATTTACCAGGGTCAACATTCACTTTGAAGTAAGTGGGCAAGGGCTTGATGCGGCTGTAGTAGAAAAAGTGACTCGAGATTCATTGCAAAAATACTGTTCTGTTTGCTTAATGTTGGGTGAGGGCGTAACCATGACTCATTCATGGGAAGTGGTATAAAGAATTTGACGACTAGCGCCAATTTTAGGGTCAGTTATTCTACTGTGCGAATACGTAAATAACTGATCCTTAGTCACCTGATAGTTGTCTGATTACGTTAAAATACCTTTACGTGCGTACTTACCCATCTAGGATTTAATCCTAATTTCACTGACAACAACGTCGTTTTTATCAGACCCAGAATTGACCGATATTACTGTCACTATCTTGTTGGCTAGGTTAGGATTAAATGGAAGATGGCGAATTGAAGAGAACGTAATGGCATCATTGGGACGAACAACACCGCGTAAAAATAGCAAAGACGATGACCTGGAAAGAGGGCCTAAATATGCTCTGTATGTGTGGTTGTTTTTCTTTCTAGTGACCGCGGCTATAGGTATTTACGTTGCCATTAAAAGCTATAAAGAATATATCGATCCAGTACGTGTCTATGGCCATTGGTCAGAGATCGGTGCGCCTAGTTGGTCAACGGATCAATTTATACTTACACCCGAAGGGGTCATGGTTGACAGCAGATATATTGCTTCTACTTTCGAGTTTGATGGCTCTATTGCTTCTTTCAATGCAGGTGGTGAACGATATGAATATAAGGTGTTTGGGGCCAATAATGAACGGCTAAAGCGTTTATCTGGTGGTGGCCATGTAGCGTCATTCATAAAACAAGGCTATGAACATACGCTCCCACAAGAAGATGGTATTGGCCCTGCGAGACGTGTTTCGTTAGCCGAGCATTTTCAAAGTAAGAAATAACGTCGTTGTCACTTGTGTTATCGAGCAATATGAAAATTTAAGCGTAAATTAAACGGCATGGTTGAAAGTTGATGAGCGATAGACTGCCGCGTTTTTTCAATATCCTCTACGTTAATAGAACGATTTTCCTGCGTATTGATATCAACATTG harbors:
- a CDS encoding putative quinol monooxygenase produces the protein MAKLTIVANIFAKADQIDRVKAELLKLIDITRAEEGCINYDLHQDNENPAHFTFYENWVSRELWQTHMGNTHLQEYMVATEGAVEEFILNEMTSIA
- a CDS encoding putative quinol monooxygenase, translated to MTKLTIIANIVAKSDKIELVKSELLKLIETTRAEEGCINYDLHQDNDNLAHFQFFENWASRELWQAHMSNQHLIDYVAATEGAVEEFVVSEMTHIA
- a CDS encoding LysR family transcriptional regulator, producing MLLEDLRVILKVAEFRSITAAASHLDMRMATASAAVKRVERSLGADLFIRTTRQLRLSTAGERYIPQCEQALLMLEQAKQNMKDDLDIVDGELRIALSSDLGRNLVVPWLDEFLHTYPEVHLRANISDSNIDFYRDAIDIALRYGSPDDANLYGFKICNAPRLLCATQGYLDANGTPMHPDDLTEHNGLLYQLYDVLHDEWVFLRKDQQYKIKMKGDRASNDGDLVRRWCVAGEGLAVKSCLDMSQDLLAGNILPVMTDYQPYPTELWLIFPSRQSITPAARLIRDALKTKCASILKQLVDNGILDVSVLKN
- a CDS encoding OsmC family protein encodes the protein MEAAVKWVNDFTFIGNSQSGHAIVMDGNGGSSAPSPMELVLMAAGGCSSVDVVDGLKSAGQKIDSCIAKLTTERRDTAPRIFTRVNIHFEVSGQGLDAAVVEKVTRDSLQKYCSVCLMLGEGVTMTHSWEVV
- a CDS encoding DUF2850 domain-containing protein; translation: MTDITVTILLARLGLNGRWRIEENVMASLGRTTPRKNSKDDDLERGPKYALYVWLFFFLVTAAIGIYVAIKSYKEYIDPVRVYGHWSEIGAPSWSTDQFILTPEGVMVDSRYIASTFEFDGSIASFNAGGERYEYKVFGANNERLKRLSGGGHVASFIKQGYEHTLPQEDGIGPARRVSLAEHFQSKK